Proteins encoded together in one Campylobacter peloridis LMG 23910 window:
- the cybH gene encoding Ni/Fe-hydrogenase, b-type cytochrome subunit — MDSKHSLKSNRKAEYEFSIGLRFTHWLRAVAIVILVGTGYYISYVFQTPSISSEPTLFMQAKYRMVHQIFGFILIACVIFKTYLFFFDSKSANERRSIRDIFNVKLWIEQIKFYIFLGKHPHLQGVYNPLQFVTYLFFYLVMFGLILTGLILYMHVYHEGLGGFLYNILRPIEIMLGGLADVRTYHRILMWIVLIFVPVHIYMAVFNSVKGKDGALDAIFSGYKFVRENH; from the coding sequence ATGGATTCTAAACATTCCTTAAAATCAAATAGAAAGGCCGAATACGAATTTAGTATAGGCCTTCGTTTTACACATTGGTTAAGAGCAGTTGCAATTGTGATTTTAGTAGGAACAGGATATTATATTTCATATGTATTTCAAACCCCTTCTATATCATCAGAGCCGACTTTATTTATGCAAGCAAAATATCGCATGGTTCATCAAATTTTTGGATTTATTTTGATTGCGTGTGTTATTTTTAAGACTTACTTGTTCTTTTTTGATTCTAAAAGTGCAAATGAAAGAAGAAGTATAAGAGATATTTTTAATGTAAAATTATGGATAGAGCAAATTAAATTTTACATTTTTTTAGGAAAACATCCTCATTTGCAAGGTGTGTATAATCCTTTGCAATTTGTGACTTATTTATTCTTTTATCTTGTTATGTTTGGACTTATTTTAACAGGCTTGATTCTTTATATGCATGTATATCATGAAGGTTTAGGTGGGTTTTTGTATAATATTTTAAGACCTATTGAAATAATGTTAGGCGGATTAGCTGATGTTAGAACTTACCATAGAATTTTAATGTGGATTGTGTTAATTTTTGTTCCAGTGCATATTTATATGGCTGTGTTCAACTCAGTTAAAGGTAAAGATGGTGCTTTAGATGCTATCTTTAGTGGTTACAAATTTGTAAGAGAAAATCATTGA